Below is a genomic region from Timaviella obliquedivisa GSE-PSE-MK23-08B.
AGCGTTCCCAATTAGGTTCACCAAAATTTGTTCAACCCGTTCTGGATCTGCCAAAACTAAGGGCATATTAGGAGGATAATCCAGCAAGACTTGGGGACTATCTTCTGCCAAAAGCTGGTCAGCAAATTTTTGTACCACTGCCGAAAGTAAGGGCGTTAAATCAAGCGATCGCGCATTAATGGGTAAGTAACCTGCTTCCATTTTAGAAAGCTCTTGCAGATCATTAACTAGCCGTTGCATTCGCACAATTTCACGAGATAAACGTTGATAAGTGTCGGGAGAAGGTTCGATCGCCCCGTCTGCCAATCCTTCCAAATATCCCTTTAGCACTGTTAGCGGCGTGCGCAGTTCGTGGGTGAGGTCGCTGACTAATTCTCGACGGCGTTGCTCAACCCCTTCTAACGTTGCCGCCATGCGGTTAAAGCTGCGAGCAAGCTGATTCACTTCTGGAATTTCGTTCGCCGGAACTCGCTCTTTCAAATGACCTTCAGCAAACTTTTGGGTGATTTCTTCCATCTGAATCAGCGGCTTTACAATGCGCTGAGTCACCAGATAACTCAACCCGCCTGCGGTCGTTGCACCAACTACCATCGACCAAAATGCTCCCTGGTTCCAAGCATCTTCAAAGCTACGAATGAGTTGAGTACGAACTTGTCCTACGCTAAAGCCACCCACCTCAAACTGGCGCAGAGACAGGGCAAAGAACCGGGGAGACGAGATTTTGGCGATCGCAAATAGCGTTAGCAACCCCACCATCATCACTACGACATGGGAAAGAAATAATCGGGCGCGCAGTCCAACTTTAGCCATGGGTGAAGAAAGGGGAGTTATATTTATTTTGCCTTCTGCATTTTGCGTTGCTTTGACATTCGTATTTCAATCCTGTAACAATCTTTTCGTTTTTGCAGTGGCTATTTCTTTCGGCTGTATTTTCCCATCAATTCACCTGTTGCTTTGACATGTCCGCCGATCGCCGCCAACACCTCTGCTTTCGTTGCTCCGGCTGGCAGATCTAGCAGCTTATCGAGCGCATACACCTTGAATATATAACGATGGGTGCCGTTTGGTGGGCAGGGGCCACCGTAGCCATAGCGACCGAAATCATTTTTGCCATGTCCGCCCCCCGTTGTCAAAAAAGGCTGAGGCGGCAAGCCTGCCGGGATCTGGCGAGTGTTGGGTGGCAGATCATAAAGCACCCAGTGAGTAAAGGGTTTAAATAGGGCATCTGGGTCTTGGGCAATAATGACAAGGCTTTTAGTATCAGCCGGAATACCTTCCCAAGCTAGGTCGGGCGACAGATCTTTGCCATCGCAGGTCTGTTGAACCGGAATCAGCGCCCCTGGAGCAAAGGCAGTGCTCGTGATCTGGATGGGTTCAGAACCTTGAGGCGGACTAAGATTGGCAGCAGTCGTAGGATCACAGGCTGCGATCGCCACACTAGCCAACAAAACCATGCCAACTGTTAAAATTTGCTGTCTCATGTCCCATTCAACTGAATTAATTGACCCAATACTAGCGGCTCCATCGCAAAAGCATTCGGTTAATGTCAAAATGAACTGTCGAATTTGGAAAACTTTATGGCGATTCATCCCACTCTTCAAATTGCCTTTCAGCAGAAAAAGGCTTTGAAAGTCATCAGTGGCTTAACTAACTTTGATGCAGCCAATGTTGCCACTATTGTTAAAGCGGCAGATCGAGGCGGCGCAACGTTTGTAGATATTGCAGCAGATGTTGATTTGGTGCGTCTAGCGAAGCAACTCACTAACCTTCCTGTTTGTGTATCCGCGATCGAACCCCATCAGCTGGCAGCAGCCGTGGCAGCCGGAGCCGATTTGGTTGAGATTGGTAACTTTGATGCCTTTTATGCTCAAGGGCGCAGATTTGAGGCGGCAGAAGTCCTAGCGCTAACTCGCCAAACGCGATCGCTCCTCCCGACCACAACCCTGTCTGTCACCGTCCCTCATATTCTCCCGCTCGATCAACAAGTGCAGTTAGCTGAAGCCCTCGTTCAAGCAGGAGCCGACATCATTCAAACCGAAGGCGGCACCAGCAGCCTACCCACCCACCCAGGCACCTTAGGGTTAATTGAAAAAGCTGCTCCCACCTTAGCCGCCGCCTTTGAGATTGCTCACGTGGTTAATGTGCCTGTACTGTGTGCCTCTGGGTTATCGAGCGTAACGGCACCGATGGCGATCGCAGCAGGTGCATCGGGCATTGGGGTTGGCTCGGCAATCAACAAACTCAGCAGCGAAATTGAAATGATTGCCGTAGTGCGGAGTTTGGTTGAAGCTTTGAGCACTGCAAAGGTAAAAGTGTAACCTGTTTGTAGGCAATGACAAAGATGCAAGTAGGTAATGCTCACCTGCATCTTTGTCCTATCTCTAAGCTAAGAAATCTAAGCTAAGAAGTTGAGCTTGGAAAAGTGATCCACTTTCATCAGCTAAATGACTTCAGCAAACCGCTTCAATACTTGTAATACGGTGAATAAATCACCTGTTCGTCTAAGAATAAACTCCTCTGACAAGGCATAGCTTGGAATGGGTTGGTGCACGAGTTTGAGAAAGATAAAGTTACTCCCATTAGTAACCATGCCATATACGAACGTTGACGCTCAGGAGTCGCCAGCATATACGTCAATGCCTGTGGAATTCCAGGTTCGAGTGATAGCGCAGAACACTTTGATTCAATTTCTAAAATCCAAACGCAAAACCATGCGTCAGAGTCTCAAAACCTTTTCAATTCAAGGCGTTTGGTCAGAAAGTTCTGCAATTGTATTATTGTTTGTAGGAATTTTGCAGTTGCCGCAGTTAGGTTGGCAAGTGTTGTTATTTACCATAGGCGCGATCGCGATTCGCTTAATTCCTACGCGATATTTTCGCTATAAATACGGCAGTGCCTTTTACTCTGCACCTTCATAATTTCATGAGCTTCAACTAGAGCAGCGGTACCTAGAAGTCGGTTAATCTTGTCGGTTAATCTTACATAAGCGATCGCCCGTCTATAGTCAGTACAATAGTCCTTAGTCCTTGTCCTCCAGATGATCAACATCATTAAATATTATCGTTAAATATTTTAGTTCCTCAGAAGCTCTTGACAGAGGTAATTATGGACAAACTGACTCATTATCCTATGGTGATTGGTGACGAACTCGTCACGACAGGCAACGAAGACTTGAT
It encodes:
- a CDS encoding HAMP domain-containing histidine kinase, with amino-acid sequence MAKVGLRARLFLSHVVVMMVGLLTLFAIAKISSPRFFALSLRQFEVGGFSVGQVRTQLIRSFEDAWNQGAFWSMVVGATTAGGLSYLVTQRIVKPLIQMEEITQKFAEGHLKERVPANEIPEVNQLARSFNRMAATLEGVEQRRRELVSDLTHELRTPLTVLKGYLEGLADGAIEPSPDTYQRLSREIVRMQRLVNDLQELSKMEAGYLPINARSLDLTPLLSAVVQKFADQLLAEDSPQVLLDYPPNMPLVLADPERVEQILVNLIGNALRYTPHGSITVQVRLPVKPETDKLWIAVIDTGVGIAAADLPHVFERFWRADRSRDRNSGGTGIGLAICRRLVELQNGSIEVESQVGKGSTFRFSLPISAKKGAGDRNLALRRQDAKETGGANPVNSIIRITMDKG
- a CDS encoding YbhB/YbcL family Raf kinase inhibitor-like protein, with translation MNRHKVFQIRQFILTLTECFCDGAASIGSINSVEWDMRQQILTVGMVLLASVAIAACDPTTAANLSPPQGSEPIQITSTAFAPGALIPVQQTCDGKDLSPDLAWEGIPADTKSLVIIAQDPDALFKPFTHWVLYDLPPNTRQIPAGLPPQPFLTTGGGHGKNDFGRYGYGGPCPPNGTHRYIFKVYALDKLLDLPAGATKAEVLAAIGGHVKATGELMGKYSRKK
- a CDS encoding DUF561 domain-containing protein; its protein translation is MAIHPTLQIAFQQKKALKVISGLTNFDAANVATIVKAADRGGATFVDIAADVDLVRLAKQLTNLPVCVSAIEPHQLAAAVAAGADLVEIGNFDAFYAQGRRFEAAEVLALTRQTRSLLPTTTLSVTVPHILPLDQQVQLAEALVQAGADIIQTEGGTSSLPTHPGTLGLIEKAAPTLAAAFEIAHVVNVPVLCASGLSSVTAPMAIAAGASGIGVGSAINKLSSEIEMIAVVRSLVEALSTAKVKV